Proteins encoded by one window of Arachis ipaensis cultivar K30076 chromosome B04, Araip1.1, whole genome shotgun sequence:
- the LOC107636176 gene encoding protein FAR1-RELATED SEQUENCE 4-like produces MFRTLQLEVRKKTDCVVRSTEQKGDTISIKVDEQKVFWGKPVYHTFIVEFDPLSRKSRCECNKFESVGILCCHILAVCSYYRVDTVPSCYVLPRWSKNVIRKHTYIKSSHDVARSNETHNLFKHLCSEFYNVAQDFVACDEEAAILRAALSDAKSRLTDYRASMRSTTLDGTQNTMPTQSTGGVILHDIQGPSRVKTKGQPKGKRLGAELDKLIK; encoded by the coding sequence ATGTTCAGGACCCTTCAGCTGGAGGTAAGAAAAAAAACCGATTGTGTGGTTCGATCAACTGAACAAAAGGGAGATACAATTTCTATTAAAGTGGACGAGCAGAAGGTATTTTGGGGGAAGCCTGTCTACCATACTTTCATAGTAGAGTTTGACCCTCTGAGTCGAAAGAGTCGGTGCGAGTGCAACAAGTTTGAATCCGTTGGTATATTGTGTTGCCACATCCTTGCGGTGTGCTCATACTATAGAGTTGACACAGTCCCGAGTTGCTATGTTCTTCCTCGATGGAGTAAGAATGTCATCCGCAAGCACACTTACATTAAGAGTAGCCATGACGTGGCTCGAAGTAATGAAACCCACAATTTGTTCAAGCATCTGTGTTCGGAGTTCTATAACGTTGCTCAGGATTTTGTTGCTTGTGATGAGGAAGCAGCCATCTTGCGAGCTGCCCTTTCAGATGCAAAGTCCAGGCTGACTGATTACCGTGCCAGCATGCGTTCCACTACTCTTGATGGGACTCAGAATACGATGCCCACACAGAGCACAGGCGGTGTTATTTTACATGACATACAGGGACCTTCAAGGGTTAAAACCAAAGGACAGCCGAAGGGTAAAAGACTTGGAGCAGAGTTGGACAAGTTAATTAAGTAG
- the LOC107636177 gene encoding protein FAR1-RELATED SEQUENCE 5-like — MDHSNREGEPNSTVINANEGNDELTDDEVVNQEGSKVDEITDVMATRNDELGIKTRGLKYSLLCLSDHSGLREEEIPVIGMSFDSLPLAQEFYTNYAKKLGFVTKVRNTNFDKTRKDAKIPINQSLHCTREGYRESRVKAATRSNRITATRCKARMYVMLDREKECWVVSIVELKHSHPCSAEKVIHYHEYRELTMHAKCVITDNDEAGIRPNKTYLALANEVGGSSNLSFSEKDVRNYIASNLRCSDDNADFNGMMNYFVRMKEINPNFFYAIDVDDANKFRSALWVDARCRASYEYYRDVVSFDTIYRRNRHGLPFASFVSVNHHGKSTLLGCALLVSEEILSFELVFTQWVRCVGIVPKGIIIDQCKAMTGAIRKVLPDTIHRWCIWHIMKKTQFKLGGYARYGELSAMMNHIVYNSPSSESFEVHWAGFIKEFELGQNRWLANLYANRRKWVPIFFKSEFWAGMRSTQRSESMHAFYGGYLHCKSGLVQFVHEYDNVLGNKEQKELEDDVVDSKGVIPCIGSTSIERQFQ; from the exons ATGGATCATTCAAATCGGGAAGGCGAACCGAATAGCACAGTGATCAATGCTAATGAAGGCAATGATGAATTGACTGACGATGAAGTTGTTAATCAAGAGGGTTCCAAG GTCGACGAAATCACCGACGTCATGGCGACAAGAAATGATGAGTTGGGAATTAAGACACGAGGTTTGAAGTATTCCTTATTGTGT TTGTCGGATCATAGTGGACTCCGTGAAGAGGAAATACCAGTCATAGGAATGAGTTTTGATTCGCTGCCTTTGGCACAGGAGTTTTATACAAATTATGCAAAGAAATTGGGGTTTGTAACTAAAGTTAGGAACACGAACTTCGACAAGACACGGAAGGACGCAAAGATACCAATTAATCAATCTCTTCACTGCACTCGAGAGGGTTATCGAGAATCTCGGGTTAAGGCAGCAACTAGGTCAAACAGAATAACAGCCACGAGATGCAAAGCAAGGATGTATGTCATGCTGGACAGGGAGAAGGAATGCTGGGTTGTGTCTATAGTAGAATTGAAGCATTCTCACCCCTGTTCGGCTGAGAAAGTTATCCACTATCATGAGTACCGGGAGTTGACCATGCATGCCAAGTGCGTCATTACGGATAACGACGAGGCTGGCATAAGACCCAACAAGACGTATCTAGCACTGGCAAACGAAGTTGGTGGGTCTTCGAATTTGAGTTTCTCAGAAAAGGATGTCAGAAATTATATTGCAAGCAATCTTCGATGCTCCGATGACAATGCGGACTTCAATGGGATGATGAATTATTTCGTTCGAATGAAGGAGATCAATCCCAACTTCTTTTATGCCATAGATGTTGACGATGCTAATAAATTTAGGAGCGCactctgggtagatgcaaggtgcAGGGCTTCGTATGAATATTACAGAGATGTGGTGTCGTTCGACACCATTTACAGAAGAAACAG GCATGGTCTACCGTTTGCATCCTTTGTCAGTGTAAACCACCATGGGAAGTCTACTCTTCTTGGCTGTGCTTTACTTGTCAGCGAGGAGATCCTTAGTTTCGAGTTGGTGTTCACGCAGTGGGTGAGATGTGTTGGAATTGTGCCAAAGGGTATCATCATTGACCAGTGCAAGGCGATGACTGGTGCTATAAGGAAGGTCCTACCTGATACTATCCACAGATGGTGCATTTGGCACATAATGAAGAAAACACAATTCAAGCTCGGTGGCTACGCTAGGTACGGAGAATTGAGTGCAATGATGAATCACATTGTGTATAACTCTCCTTCGAGTGAATCATTTGAAGTACATTGGGCTGGTTTCATCAAAGAGTTTGAGTTAGGCCAGAACAGATGGTTAGCAA ATCTTTATGCGAATCGACGTAAGTGGGTGCCAATATTCTTCAAGAGTGAATTTTGGGCCGGCATGAGGAGTACACAGCGGAGTGAAAGTATGCACGCATTCTATGGTGGATACCTGCATTGCAAGAGTGGGTTGGTTCAGTTCGTCCATGAATACGATAACGTGCTTGGAAACAAGGAGCAAAAGGAGCTTGAAGATGATGTTGTGGACTCAAAAGGAGTCATCCCATGTATAGGGAGCACGAGCATTGAGAGACAGTTTCAGTAG
- the LOC110271443 gene encoding uncharacterized protein LOC110271443, which translates to MAVEGPSTPLLKLERYCNHRVSSSLDPPSLERSSAVLTAGVCRRKRGGDGGESCRHCSALLTEWCRKIAAAAAKGHPCSCQTPSHSNLGSSSGSFMPGFVLSSVGAAIFLVAAELPELLAAVRAAGRSILFIVICGCCRDLCSSLGISAIVSD; encoded by the exons ATGGCCGTCGAGGGTCCATCCACGCCATTGCTGAAGCTTGAACGCTACTGCAACCACCGCGTGTCATCGTCTTTAGATCCGCCGTCATTGGAGCGGAGCTCGGCCGTCCTCACTGCGGGAGTTTGCCGCCGGAAGAGGGGAGGTGACGGTGGTGAAAGTTGCCGCCACTGTTCTGCCCTGCTCACTGAATGGTGTCGAAAAATCGCGGCTGCAGCCGCTAAAGGACACCCTTGTAGTTGCCAAACCCCATCCCACTCCAATTTGGGTTCCAGCTCTGGTTCGTTTATGCCAGGTTTTGTTCTCTCGAGTGTCGGAGCTGCCATCTTCTTG GTTGCTGCTGAACTACCGGAGCTTTTGGCTGCTGTCAGAGCTGCTGGTCGTTCTATTCTGTTTATCGTG ATATGTGGTTGTTGCCGTGATCTTTGCAGTTCCTTGGGAATTTCTGCGATTGTTTCCGATTAA